From the genome of Verrucomicrobiia bacterium, one region includes:
- a CDS encoding polysaccharide deacetylase family protein produces MTRFQCVALAAGLLSALVLWLGSWTWLVVIWIIFFLLMGVGVARPQWRYFGPFICAGNPQRKQVALTFDDGPDPQSTPRLLEALQQHEIEAAFFAVGRKVVAAPALANQILRAGHLLENHSFAHSYATNLFPKRRLTADLEAAQRAIEKHTGTTPRYFRPPVGLSNPNTFRVAKALRLQVIGWSIRSLDTRQSDPNRIVRRVVRRLKPGAIILLHDGGIPADQLVATVKLLLAKLREQGYEVVRLDRMLA; encoded by the coding sequence ATGACCCGATTTCAATGCGTGGCCCTCGCCGCCGGGTTATTGAGCGCTCTGGTCTTGTGGCTGGGATCGTGGACCTGGCTGGTCGTTATTTGGATCATTTTTTTTCTGCTCATGGGCGTGGGCGTGGCGCGACCGCAGTGGCGCTATTTTGGTCCGTTCATTTGCGCGGGCAATCCGCAACGAAAACAAGTCGCGCTCACTTTTGACGACGGCCCGGATCCGCAATCAACGCCGCGACTGCTGGAAGCGCTGCAACAGCATGAAATCGAAGCCGCCTTTTTTGCGGTGGGCCGGAAGGTGGTGGCCGCGCCCGCGCTGGCGAATCAAATTTTGCGCGCGGGACATTTGCTCGAGAACCATTCCTTCGCGCACAGTTACGCCACCAATTTATTCCCGAAGCGCCGACTCACCGCCGATTTGGAGGCCGCCCAACGCGCCATTGAAAAGCACACCGGGACGACGCCGCGCTATTTTCGGCCGCCGGTCGGTTTGTCCAATCCGAACACCTTTCGCGTTGCGAAAGCGTTGCGCCTGCAGGTCATCGGTTGGAGCATCCGCAGTCTGGACACCCGCCAATCCGACCCGAACCGCATCGTGCGCCGCGTCGTGCGCCGCTTGAAACCGGGCGCGATTATTCTATTGCATGACGGCGGCATTCCGGCGGATCAACTGGTGGCCACGGTAAAATTGTTACTCGCCAAATTGCGGGAACAGGGTTACGAAGTCGTGCGTTTGGATCGAATGTTGGCATGA
- a CDS encoding 1-acyl-sn-glycerol-3-phosphate acyltransferase: MDSDPTGHKAALPARRATRGLVLIQWWLGLGTTLFFALPYLRRAHGLSRLDRRRRHLFVCNHVSLLDTILLGSLCWQAGCLPILVLGDKSVWRANWIKTMLSSKIGFLLERGRFNPKRIEELRAFARCHQEFQLIVFPEGTRGDGTNVKACQPGIYYIAQEARLPLVPVFFRNMELISTKTGPLHLFSGLRKVEVHFAPSVEPDEYLHLSREDFLEFVRNKIAAAREQ, encoded by the coding sequence ATGGACTCCGACCCCACCGGACACAAAGCCGCCTTGCCCGCGCGCCGCGCCACCCGTGGTTTGGTTCTGATCCAGTGGTGGCTGGGCTTGGGGACCACGCTCTTTTTTGCGCTTCCCTATCTGCGCCGCGCCCACGGCTTGTCGCGATTGGATCGCCGGCGCCGGCACCTCTTCGTCTGCAACCACGTCAGTTTGCTGGACACAATTCTGTTGGGATCACTCTGCTGGCAGGCGGGTTGCCTCCCCATCCTGGTTCTCGGTGACAAATCCGTCTGGCGGGCCAACTGGATCAAAACCATGCTCAGCAGCAAGATCGGCTTTCTGCTGGAGCGCGGGAGATTCAATCCCAAACGCATCGAGGAATTGCGCGCCTTTGCCCGCTGTCATCAGGAGTTTCAACTGATCGTTTTTCCCGAGGGCACGCGCGGGGATGGAACGAACGTCAAAGCCTGTCAGCCCGGCATTTATTACATCGCCCAGGAAGCGCGGCTGCCACTCGTTCCCGTCTTTTTTAGAAACATGGAATTGATTTCAACCAAGACCGGACCGTTGCACCTCTTCAGCGGTTTGCGGAAGGTGGAAGTCCATTTTGCTCCGAGTGTCGAACCGGACGAATATCTCCACCTGTCGCGCGAGGATTTTCTGGAATTCGTCCGCAATAAAATTGCGGCGGCACGGGAGCAATAA
- a CDS encoding outer membrane lipoprotein carrier protein LolA — MKKLVLSMVMIAALAAGADESKPDATPVTDPQPILAQLQQQMSALGSVYLEFSQNRQLQLFAAPLHSEGVMLIDRPGWIRWETTRPYQSILLGSQKSVAQFEFNDGHWNKLKLGFPQALKQVMEQMTLMHQGQFAALTNNYTLSVATGAITIVTLVPKDETIRSFLAALEIQFPPDFAGIQAVVMREPGGDFTRINFTREIRNPKFPAHTFDQTTPLNLAAIQTAVAPPRPADSQ, encoded by the coding sequence ATGAAAAAATTGGTTCTCTCGATGGTGATGATCGCGGCGTTGGCGGCCGGTGCGGACGAGTCCAAACCGGACGCAACTCCCGTTACCGATCCGCAACCCATCCTGGCGCAGCTCCAGCAACAGATGTCCGCGCTGGGTTCGGTCTATCTGGAGTTCAGCCAGAACCGGCAGTTGCAACTGTTTGCCGCCCCGCTGCACAGCGAAGGGGTCATGTTGATTGATCGGCCGGGATGGATCCGCTGGGAAACCACCCGCCCCTACCAATCCATCCTGCTCGGCAGCCAAAAATCCGTCGCGCAATTTGAATTCAATGACGGCCACTGGAACAAACTCAAACTCGGCTTTCCGCAGGCGCTTAAACAAGTGATGGAGCAAATGACTTTGATGCACCAGGGACAATTTGCCGCGCTCACCAACAATTACACGCTCAGCGTGGCGACCGGCGCCATCACCATCGTCACGTTGGTGCCGAAGGACGAAACCATCCGCAGTTTTCTGGCGGCACTGGAAATTCAGTTCCCGCCGGATTTTGCCGGGATTCAAGCCGTGGTGATGCGCGAGCCGGGCGGCGATTTTACCCGCATCAATTTCACCCGTGAAATTCGGAATCCGAAATTTCCCGCTCACACGTTCGATCAAACCACCCCGCTGAACCTTGCGGCCATTCAAACCGCCGTCGCGCCGCCGCGCCCGGCGGACTCGCAATAA
- a CDS encoding ABC transporter permease, whose amino-acid sequence MTAFLERYLTGWLRGLGAYGQLCKETLLSLLGFRMALRDLVGQIYFIGVKSQSVVLVTGAFTGMVLAAQAYYQFHQFKMDTATLALVGVSMCSELGPVLTSLMVAGRVGAAIAAELGTMRVTEQIDALRTLATHPVDYLVAPRFLATLLVLPLLTAEAIAIGIGAGYVVVVYLMKVDSAYLWYNMLRYTGFVDLSVGLMKSFVFGGVIASIACYKGMNCRNGAEGVGYATTAAVVYSSIAILISNFFLTLLFGRLFHTL is encoded by the coding sequence GTGACTGCGTTTTTGGAAAGATACCTGACAGGCTGGTTGCGTGGACTCGGTGCGTACGGCCAGTTGTGCAAAGAAACGCTGCTCTCCCTGCTGGGATTCCGCATGGCGCTGCGCGATCTGGTGGGACAGATCTACTTCATCGGCGTCAAATCCCAATCGGTCGTGCTGGTGACCGGCGCGTTCACCGGCATGGTTCTCGCCGCCCAAGCCTATTACCAATTTCACCAATTCAAAATGGACACGGCCACCCTGGCGTTGGTCGGCGTTTCCATGTGCAGCGAACTCGGTCCGGTGCTGACCAGTCTGATGGTGGCGGGTCGCGTGGGTGCGGCGATTGCCGCCGAACTCGGCACCATGCGCGTCACGGAACAAATTGACGCGCTCCGCACTCTGGCCACGCATCCGGTGGATTACCTGGTCGCGCCCCGATTTCTGGCCACGCTACTGGTGCTCCCTCTGCTCACGGCGGAAGCCATCGCCATCGGCATCGGTGCGGGTTACGTTGTCGTCGTTTACCTGATGAAAGTGGATTCGGCGTATCTTTGGTACAACATGCTGCGCTACACCGGCTTTGTGGATTTGTCGGTGGGCCTGATGAAATCGTTCGTGTTCGGCGGGGTGATCGCGAGCATCGCCTGCTACAAAGGCATGAACTGTCGAAACGGCGCCGAGGGCGTCGGTTACGCCACCACGGCGGCGGTGGTTTACAGCTCGATTGCGATTCTCATTTCCAACTTCTTCCTGACCCTGCTGTTTGGGCGGCTGTTTCACACGCTATGA
- a CDS encoding beta-ketoacyl-[acyl-carrier-protein] synthase family protein: MSARFPVITGQGVIAAPGTNVAEVWRAVADGACGLRPLSLFTSPRYGQIPVGEITFDPHELGAPLRGSRSDKLAWLAVRDAVRAAELDLAKCGERTGVVLGCSVGGSYDSEQFLVTLLKKNRMRPCATRFHECSAPVDLIANSFGCYGPSFAISTACSSGGLAIATAADLIQSGAADVVVTGGTDSLSRTTWAGFHSLLLVDAEGCRPFDVDRGGMSFGEGAAALVLESEEHALRRGAKILARLTGWGASCDAYHATAPHPDGQGAIAAMQAALRRANLRPGDIHYINAHGTGTRDNDLTEAKAMRKLFGANVPPFSSTKRVFGHALAASGALEAIVCIEALRRQQLPGNPGFRQTDSAIGLSPVIKTQAGHLRHVMSNSFGFGGNNAVVIFSHADVIPQTRATPVKPASVISLGAILPDQVVERSTQWPLPTVTVTAHACSPFSDLNTLSPIQRRRLNRLSQMAVLAARRAGRPEPTQRVAITLGTGFGSLEEGAIFLENLIAKDEAEPMPTRFPGSVHNAPAGQVAIDLAAHGLNSAPTADEISFESALWQALNQLACGEADEAFAGAQDELNKYPLYLGKRWGVWDAVNQPGEGAMFARLTPTAAAPLARVTALRLGRFRQPFNPVAEAQWIANTIDLTTVPLIITGAHGWRKFDSRYLEVVTELNRHRSQKLEHQTYKQDCGEFPAASGVGFIRAVTAASERGCRVLLYTLAWRGGKAICLIEP, encoded by the coding sequence GTGTCCGCGCGCTTTCCAGTCATCACGGGTCAGGGCGTGATTGCCGCGCCCGGGACGAATGTCGCGGAAGTGTGGCGCGCGGTGGCCGACGGCGCTTGCGGATTGAGGCCGCTCTCACTTTTCACCTCGCCGCGCTACGGCCAGATTCCAGTTGGCGAAATCACCTTTGATCCACATGAACTGGGCGCGCCATTGCGGGGTTCGCGCAGCGACAAACTGGCGTGGCTGGCGGTTCGAGACGCCGTGCGCGCGGCGGAACTTGACCTCGCCAAATGCGGCGAACGTACCGGCGTCGTGTTGGGTTGCTCGGTGGGCGGGTCTTACGACAGCGAACAATTTCTCGTCACGTTGCTCAAGAAAAACCGGATGCGCCCGTGCGCCACGCGCTTTCACGAGTGTTCCGCGCCGGTGGACCTGATCGCGAACAGCTTCGGTTGTTACGGACCGAGTTTTGCGATTTCCACCGCCTGCTCTTCCGGCGGACTGGCCATCGCCACCGCGGCGGATTTGATCCAAAGCGGGGCGGCGGACGTGGTCGTCACCGGCGGGACCGACTCACTATCGCGCACCACTTGGGCGGGGTTTCATTCCCTGTTGCTGGTGGACGCGGAGGGCTGCCGCCCCTTTGACGTGGATCGCGGCGGCATGAGTTTTGGCGAAGGCGCCGCCGCGCTGGTGTTGGAATCCGAGGAACACGCGCTCCGGCGCGGCGCCAAAATCCTCGCCCGACTTACCGGTTGGGGCGCGAGTTGCGATGCGTATCACGCCACCGCTCCACATCCGGACGGCCAAGGAGCCATCGCCGCCATGCAAGCGGCGTTGCGGCGGGCGAACTTGCGTCCGGGGGACATTCATTACATCAACGCGCACGGCACGGGCACCCGCGACAATGACCTGACCGAAGCCAAGGCCATGCGCAAGCTGTTTGGCGCCAACGTGCCGCCGTTCTCCAGCACGAAGCGCGTTTTCGGTCATGCGCTGGCCGCCAGTGGCGCGTTGGAAGCCATCGTGTGCATCGAAGCCTTGCGTCGGCAGCAATTGCCCGGCAATCCCGGTTTCCGGCAGACGGATTCCGCCATTGGCCTGTCGCCTGTGATCAAAACCCAGGCGGGACATCTGCGGCACGTGATGAGCAATTCCTTCGGCTTTGGCGGGAATAACGCCGTCGTGATTTTTTCTCATGCGGACGTGATCCCGCAGACGCGGGCAACGCCCGTCAAACCGGCCAGCGTCATCAGTCTCGGCGCGATTCTGCCGGATCAAGTCGTGGAACGCAGCACGCAATGGCCATTGCCGACGGTAACCGTCACCGCGCACGCTTGCAGCCCATTCAGCGACCTGAACACTTTGAGTCCCATTCAACGGCGGCGGTTGAACCGGTTGAGTCAGATGGCGGTCTTGGCCGCGCGTCGCGCCGGTCGGCCCGAGCCAACCCAGCGCGTGGCGATTACGCTGGGCACCGGATTCGGCAGCTTGGAGGAAGGCGCGATCTTCCTGGAAAACTTGATTGCGAAGGACGAGGCGGAACCCATGCCCACCCGTTTTCCAGGCTCCGTGCATAACGCGCCCGCCGGACAGGTGGCCATTGACCTGGCGGCTCACGGACTCAACTCCGCGCCGACCGCGGACGAAATTTCCTTCGAGAGCGCGCTGTGGCAGGCGCTGAACCAACTGGCCTGCGGCGAAGCCGACGAAGCGTTTGCGGGCGCGCAGGATGAATTAAACAAATACCCGCTCTACCTCGGCAAACGCTGGGGCGTCTGGGACGCGGTGAACCAACCGGGCGAGGGCGCCATGTTCGCGCGGTTGACGCCCACCGCCGCCGCACCGCTGGCGCGCGTGACCGCGTTGCGGTTGGGCCGGTTCCGACAACCGTTTAATCCCGTCGCTGAAGCGCAATGGATTGCCAATACCATTGATCTCACCACCGTCCCGCTCATCATCACCGGCGCGCACGGCTGGCGAAAATTCGATTCGCGTTACCTGGAGGTCGTAACGGAACTGAACCGGCACCGCTCGCAAAAGCTCGAACACCAAACCTACAAGCAGGACTGTGGTGAATTTCCGGCGGCCTCGGGGGTGGGCTTCATTCGCGCCGTGACCGCCGCGAGCGAGCGGGGTTGCCGGGTTTTGCTTTACACCCTGGCCTGGCGGGGCGGCAAAGCGATCTGCCTCATCGAACCCTGA
- a CDS encoding C45 family peptidase, giving the protein MKRFRIILLGLGLLAVGGWFSGKLLVRSWTQKPPPLPADTSILQAPVETREGRTWLGQSWTAQREGLTVIRLKGSPFAMGYASGKLLEQKMHTLEDEFLVMIHHYVPQQWKINVLKTYVTFRNRHLSRFVPLDYRLQILGTTLGCSDAHPELGDYYDRLLNYHAAHDISYMMIDNPLISKAGCTAFGAWGDATADGHLITGRNFDWEAADVFSRDRVVLLYEPDDGIPFVSLAWASMAGVVSGMNRAGVSISINGAPSSLPAETATPVALVAREVLQQAHNLTNALEIIRTNRVFVSTLLLVGSRADGKFVVVEKTPQTTTVREAGADFIVSANHFETDPLKDDERNLHYLAEGTSLTRYKRMNELLQTHHGHLTPSQAAELLRDRHLPGGKFPGNGHRGTLNALIATHATIMDLTEGIFWAASPPHQLGKFVAFDLNDFDRELPTLTIPDDAMLTNGEFEKFQMAQQALREGQRDLKNQQATEALAAAERAEQNNPGFYQNATLRGIALLHLGRTNEAQAALEAARTAPPAFQSETEQLDQLLQRIRGEK; this is encoded by the coding sequence ATGAAACGGTTTAGAATCATTTTACTCGGGTTGGGACTGCTCGCCGTGGGCGGGTGGTTTTCGGGTAAATTACTGGTGCGTTCCTGGACGCAAAAACCGCCGCCGCTGCCCGCGGACACTTCGATTTTGCAAGCGCCGGTTGAAACGCGCGAGGGCCGGACCTGGCTCGGGCAATCCTGGACGGCGCAACGCGAGGGCCTGACCGTCATCCGGCTGAAAGGCTCGCCGTTCGCCATGGGCTACGCCTCGGGCAAATTGCTCGAACAAAAAATGCACACCCTCGAGGATGAATTCCTCGTCATGATCCACCACTACGTGCCGCAGCAGTGGAAAATCAATGTGCTCAAAACCTACGTCACCTTTCGCAACCGCCACCTGAGCCGTTTCGTGCCGCTGGATTATCGGTTGCAAATTCTCGGCACCACGCTTGGTTGCTCGGACGCGCATCCGGAACTCGGCGATTATTACGACCGCCTGCTCAACTACCACGCGGCGCACGACATCTCCTACATGATGATTGACAACCCGCTGATCTCGAAAGCCGGTTGCACCGCCTTTGGCGCGTGGGGCGACGCCACCGCCGACGGTCATTTAATCACCGGCCGCAACTTCGATTGGGAAGCGGCGGACGTTTTCAGTCGCGACCGCGTCGTCCTGCTGTACGAACCGGACGACGGCATTCCGTTCGTCTCGTTGGCCTGGGCCAGCATGGCAGGCGTCGTCTCGGGAATGAATCGCGCGGGCGTTTCGATCAGCATCAACGGCGCGCCCTCCAGTTTGCCGGCGGAAACCGCCACCCCCGTGGCGCTGGTGGCGCGGGAAGTTTTGCAGCAGGCCCACAACCTGACGAACGCGCTCGAGATCATTCGCACCAATCGCGTCTTCGTTTCCACCCTGCTGTTGGTGGGCAGTCGGGCCGACGGCAAATTCGTGGTGGTGGAAAAAACGCCGCAAACCACCACGGTCCGTGAAGCCGGGGCGGATTTCATTGTCTCGGCCAACCACTTTGAAACCGATCCGCTCAAGGACGACGAACGCAACCTCCATTATCTCGCGGAAGGCACCTCGCTGACCCGCTACAAGCGGATGAATGAGCTGCTGCAAACCCATCACGGCCACCTCACGCCGTCGCAAGCGGCGGAGCTGCTGCGCGACCGGCATCTGCCCGGTGGAAAATTCCCGGGGAACGGACATCGCGGCACCCTCAACGCGCTGATTGCCACGCACGCCACCATCATGGATCTGACCGAGGGAATCTTTTGGGCGGCTTCACCACCGCATCAACTCGGAAAATTCGTGGCGTTTGACCTGAATGATTTTGATCGCGAGCTACCGACATTGACGATCCCGGACGACGCGATGCTGACGAACGGGGAGTTTGAAAAATTTCAAATGGCCCAACAAGCGTTGCGGGAAGGTCAACGCGATTTGAAAAATCAGCAGGCGACCGAAGCGCTCGCCGCCGCCGAACGGGCGGAACAGAACAATCCCGGTTTCTATCAAAACGCCACGCTGCGTGGAATCGCTTTGTTGCATCTGGGCCGGACTAACGAGGCGCAAGCCGCTCTGGAAGCCGCGCGGACCGCGCCGCCCGCTTTTCAGAGCGAAACGGAGCAATTGGACCAACTGTTGCAACGAATCCGCGGCGAAAAATAA